In Streptomyces nodosus, one DNA window encodes the following:
- a CDS encoding alpha/beta hydrolase — MTSFDTSPHLSVWRALLALAVVFVMLATTGWTAVRSHRAATPLQASLAAWEHGRIAGHKLPAADSPPARLAQFFASLSAHQRSRLAHRYPLAVGNMDGAPVGLRYQANRLALGLQREVERDRMHDDRLSPVGQQDAGRRMHRFEALMREGRQILAFDPDGSGRVAEVFGDLGRAQRISVVVPGVDTDLLTFQRTFRKYSAPVGMATSLYAAEREASPRTRTAVIAWADYTAPSGIGVDAATAMRAEEGAVRLNALVRALPGRAPVQLYCHSYGSVLCGVAAHILPSRVSDMAVAGSPGMRAGTAAGLGTTARVWAMRDADDWIQDVPYLEVGGLGHGSDPVSPGFGARVLSARGAKGHAGYFTPGTESLRNFAAIGVGAYRAVDCAGQGDACRAGLSGAESGRRA; from the coding sequence TCTTCGTGATGCTGGCGACGACCGGCTGGACCGCCGTACGCAGCCACCGTGCCGCCACGCCCCTCCAGGCGTCGCTCGCGGCATGGGAGCACGGCAGGATCGCCGGGCACAAACTGCCCGCCGCCGACTCCCCCCCGGCCCGGCTCGCCCAGTTCTTCGCCTCCCTCAGCGCCCACCAGCGCTCCCGGCTTGCCCACCGCTATCCGCTCGCGGTCGGCAATATGGACGGGGCGCCCGTGGGGCTGCGCTACCAGGCCAACCGCCTCGCGCTCGGCCTGCAGCGCGAGGTCGAGCGCGACCGGATGCACGACGACCGGCTGTCGCCCGTCGGCCAGCAGGACGCGGGCCGCCGGATGCACCGCTTCGAGGCGCTGATGCGCGAGGGCCGGCAGATCCTCGCCTTCGACCCGGACGGGTCGGGCCGTGTCGCCGAGGTCTTCGGGGACCTCGGCAGGGCCCAGCGGATCTCGGTCGTCGTCCCCGGCGTCGACACCGATCTGCTCACCTTCCAGCGCACCTTCCGCAAGTACTCGGCACCGGTCGGCATGGCCACGTCGTTGTACGCGGCCGAGCGCGAGGCGAGCCCCAGGACCCGTACGGCCGTGATCGCCTGGGCCGACTACACCGCACCCAGCGGGATCGGCGTGGACGCGGCCACCGCGATGCGGGCCGAGGAGGGCGCCGTACGGCTGAACGCCCTCGTCCGTGCCCTGCCCGGCCGCGCCCCCGTCCAGCTGTACTGCCACAGCTACGGCTCGGTGCTGTGCGGGGTCGCCGCGCACATCCTGCCCTCCCGGGTGTCCGACATGGCGGTGGCCGGCAGCCCCGGTATGCGCGCCGGGACGGCCGCCGGGCTGGGCACCACCGCCCGGGTGTGGGCCATGCGGGACGCCGACGACTGGATCCAGGACGTGCCCTATCTGGAGGTCGGGGGCCTCGGCCACGGCTCCGACCCGGTCTCCCCGGGCTTCGGCGCGCGGGTGCTGTCGGCGCGGGGGGCGAAGGGCCACGCCGGCTACTTCACCCCGGGCACCGAGAGCCTGCGCAACTTCGCCGCGATCGGGGTTGGCGCGTACCGCGCGGTGGACTGTGCCGGACAGGGCGACGCCTGCCGGGCGGGTTTGTCCGGCGCGGAGTCCGGCCGACGCGCGTAG
- a CDS encoding DUF4429 domain-containing protein produces MGDVLAGFHAVWEFESDSVLIRFERGIRTPKLFQSLGERRIPLEAIAGVTLTPGRRGSVVLHALPRPGADPLMEAAAGQLKEWTDPYRLALPADRETLAEYYADELRALLTADGTPAERFLVAPPRTPSQFKAYDGKASFDGEAVTFRWSWTGASSAKWKAGDQTFPVAGLSGVEWRSPEAFEGHLRLLRREPAGAAQPAQADQDPAAVVFGLGYGPVHESLPFAASVLASLRAAAPGAGAAVSAAARRDPADIADRIRHLGELHKAGLVTDEEFSAKKAQLLAEL; encoded by the coding sequence ATGGGTGACGTACTGGCCGGATTTCATGCCGTCTGGGAGTTCGAGTCCGACTCCGTGCTCATCCGCTTCGAACGGGGGATCCGCACGCCGAAGCTCTTCCAGTCGCTCGGCGAGCGCCGCATCCCCCTGGAGGCGATCGCGGGGGTGACGCTGACTCCCGGCAGGCGCGGGAGCGTTGTGCTGCACGCGCTGCCACGACCCGGCGCCGACCCGCTGATGGAGGCGGCGGCCGGGCAGCTGAAGGAGTGGACCGACCCCTATCGGCTGGCGCTGCCCGCCGATCGCGAGACCCTCGCCGAGTACTACGCGGACGAGCTGCGCGCCCTGCTCACCGCGGACGGCACCCCGGCCGAACGCTTCCTGGTCGCCCCGCCCCGGACGCCGTCGCAGTTCAAGGCGTACGACGGCAAGGCGTCCTTCGACGGCGAGGCGGTGACCTTCCGCTGGTCCTGGACCGGCGCGTCCTCCGCCAAGTGGAAGGCCGGCGACCAGACGTTCCCGGTCGCCGGACTCAGCGGTGTCGAGTGGCGCTCCCCCGAGGCCTTCGAGGGGCATCTGCGGCTGCTGCGGCGGGAACCCGCCGGTGCCGCGCAGCCGGCCCAGGCGGACCAGGATCCGGCGGCCGTGGTGTTCGGGCTCGGCTACGGCCCGGTCCATGAGTCCCTGCCGTTCGCCGCCTCGGTGCTCGCCTCGCTCCGGGCCGCGGCGCCCGGCGCCGGCGCGGCGGTGTCCGCCGCCGCCCGGCGGGATCCCGCGGACATCGCCGACCGCATCCGGCACCTCGGCGAGCTGCACAAGGCGGGTCTGGTGACGGACGAGGAGTTCTCCGCCAAGAAGGCCCAGCTGCTGGCCGAGCTCTGA
- a CDS encoding MerR family transcriptional regulator, whose translation MTVMETLAEAAANRTDICSVTPERHPRPDGQDSYTISEVVDFTGLTAHTLRWYERIGLMPHVDRSHTGQRRYRNADLDWLELVGKLRLTGMPVADMVRYAELVRAGDHTQGERCALLEATRRDVHARIAELQGTLAVLDHKIDHYAGARCVLTSERPG comes from the coding sequence ATGACGGTGATGGAGACCCTGGCCGAGGCGGCCGCGAACCGGACCGACATCTGCTCCGTGACGCCGGAGCGGCACCCCCGTCCCGACGGGCAGGACAGTTACACCATCAGCGAGGTCGTCGACTTCACCGGTCTGACGGCACACACCCTGCGCTGGTACGAGCGGATCGGGCTGATGCCCCATGTGGACCGCTCGCACACCGGCCAGCGCCGCTACCGCAACGCCGACCTGGACTGGCTCGAACTCGTCGGCAAGCTGCGGCTCACCGGCATGCCCGTCGCCGACATGGTGCGCTATGCGGAATTGGTGCGCGCCGGGGACCACACCCAGGGCGAGCGCTGTGCGCTCCTGGAGGCGACCCGCCGCGATGTGCACGCCCGGATCGCCGAACTCCAGGGCACCCTCGCGGTGCTGGACCACAAGATCGATCACTATGCGGGGGCCCGGTGCGTCCTGACCTCGGAGCGCCCCGGATGA
- a CDS encoding GNAT family N-acetyltransferase codes for MSLVRRAVPEDAEELLRLRQVMIDSVFSGDPSTEWHAESLPTVRRRLADPDGGFAAFVIDHPDRPGALAALVAGTVEYRIGRQGNPHGRVGHVFSVATDPDARRRGYARACMEDLLDWFRGQGVSQVDLNASAEAEPLYASLGFVRKPDPSMRLRF; via the coding sequence ATGAGTCTTGTACGCCGGGCCGTGCCCGAGGACGCCGAAGAACTGCTGCGACTGCGCCAGGTGATGATCGACTCGGTCTTCTCCGGGGACCCCTCCACCGAGTGGCACGCGGAGTCCCTGCCGACCGTGCGCCGCCGGCTCGCCGATCCGGACGGCGGCTTCGCGGCCTTTGTGATCGACCATCCGGACCGGCCGGGGGCGCTGGCGGCGCTGGTGGCCGGCACCGTCGAGTACCGGATCGGGCGCCAGGGCAATCCGCACGGCAGAGTGGGGCATGTCTTCAGCGTCGCCACCGATCCCGACGCGCGCCGCCGCGGCTATGCCCGTGCCTGCATGGAGGACCTGCTGGACTGGTTCCGCGGACAGGGCGTGTCGCAGGTCGACCTCAACGCGTCGGCCGAGGCGGAACCGCTGTACGCCTCCCTCGGCTTCGTCCGCAAGCCGGACCCCTCGATGCGGCTGCGATTCTGA